Proteins from a genomic interval of Streptomyces sp. NBC_00820:
- a CDS encoding DUF1996 domain-containing protein yields the protein MLGGGGLVAANVYASADEAGWGGQPGSEATGQVRSAGMATIDCPDVGSRLTAVPDEARGDVDRELAQLDEQIAAAYRQLQQSAQAVREDPAAADGPIMDPLKERRAATIARMADAIDRAGDRPQGLEDLAACALRPGENGTATGGPGSGSEGGTTATPGDGSQPGGGQGQNEGGGAAGAGQGGNGPVVSDYADITAVQPNVPDPAQQSDASRGTFTSQCGVNANGLFNSDNVIVAPGVSNGAHHFHDYVGNQSNNAFASDGDLAKADTSCVDRGDRSTYYWPVLRMQNGKQERDAGAPGGGTEGNAGQIVTPKEVTLTFVGNPRARVTAMPRLLRIITGDAKAFVNGPGNANASWSCTGYEDRQLKDKYPLCPAGSAVVRTFHFQSCWDGRNTDSANHRTHVAFTAPDGSCAQGFEPIPQLVQRIVYDVPAPSVNDGGRTVPLFAVDSFPEQLHKPVTDHGDFINVFDEDLMREMVDCINSGRTCGARDGGDSGATDGPSAGPSAGPSAATPPATTAPAPTASVSNPVEQPRTDTTTEPANTTEPANTTRPANTTKHDRKDGNGRRGETDAPSERATADRDTSSAQTGAAAPPVASAPTGSGAGRSTPSVSAGTGVTGGDSAPPARTAPQAVQGGLADTGAHLWPAAIGILLALSGLIMLVRARRLRY from the coding sequence ATGCTGGGCGGGGGCGGCCTCGTCGCAGCCAACGTCTACGCCTCGGCCGACGAAGCAGGCTGGGGCGGACAACCGGGCTCCGAGGCGACCGGGCAGGTCAGGTCCGCGGGCATGGCCACGATCGACTGTCCCGACGTCGGCAGCCGACTGACGGCCGTGCCGGACGAGGCCCGCGGGGACGTGGACCGTGAACTCGCCCAGCTCGACGAGCAGATCGCCGCCGCCTACCGGCAACTCCAGCAGTCGGCGCAGGCCGTGCGCGAGGACCCCGCCGCGGCCGACGGTCCGATCATGGACCCGCTGAAGGAGCGCCGGGCGGCGACCATCGCGCGCATGGCCGACGCCATCGACCGCGCGGGGGACCGGCCGCAGGGGCTCGAAGACCTGGCCGCCTGCGCCCTGCGCCCCGGCGAGAACGGCACGGCGACCGGCGGCCCCGGCAGCGGCAGCGAGGGCGGCACCACCGCCACCCCGGGTGACGGCTCCCAACCCGGCGGCGGGCAGGGGCAGAACGAGGGCGGCGGCGCGGCCGGAGCCGGCCAGGGCGGCAACGGGCCCGTCGTCTCCGACTACGCGGACATCACCGCCGTACAGCCCAACGTGCCGGACCCGGCCCAGCAGTCCGACGCCTCGCGCGGCACCTTCACCTCCCAGTGCGGCGTCAACGCGAACGGCCTGTTCAACTCGGACAACGTGATCGTCGCCCCCGGCGTCTCCAACGGCGCCCACCACTTCCACGACTACGTCGGCAACCAGTCCAACAACGCCTTCGCCAGTGACGGCGATCTGGCGAAGGCCGACACCTCCTGCGTGGACCGGGGTGACAGATCGACGTACTACTGGCCCGTACTGCGCATGCAGAACGGCAAGCAGGAGCGGGACGCCGGTGCTCCGGGCGGCGGCACCGAGGGGAACGCGGGCCAGATCGTCACGCCCAAGGAGGTGACGCTCACCTTCGTCGGCAACCCGCGCGCCCGAGTCACCGCGATGCCGCGCCTGTTGCGCATCATCACCGGCGACGCCAAGGCCTTCGTCAACGGTCCCGGAAACGCCAACGCCTCCTGGAGCTGCACCGGTTACGAGGACCGGCAGCTCAAGGACAAGTACCCGCTGTGCCCGGCCGGCAGCGCCGTCGTCCGCACCTTCCACTTCCAGAGCTGCTGGGACGGCCGGAACACCGACAGCGCCAACCACCGTACCCACGTGGCCTTCACGGCCCCCGACGGCTCGTGCGCCCAGGGCTTCGAGCCCATTCCGCAACTCGTCCAGCGCATCGTCTACGACGTCCCCGCCCCGAGCGTGAACGACGGCGGGCGGACGGTTCCGCTCTTCGCGGTGGACTCCTTCCCGGAGCAACTGCACAAGCCCGTCACCGACCACGGCGACTTCATCAACGTCTTCGACGAAGACCTGATGCGCGAGATGGTCGACTGCATCAACTCGGGCCGCACCTGCGGCGCCCGTGACGGCGGCGACTCCGGTGCGACCGACGGTCCGAGCGCCGGTCCGAGCGCCGGTCCGAGTGCGGCAACTCCGCCCGCGACCACCGCGCCCGCCCCGACGGCGTCCGTGTCCAACCCCGTCGAACAGCCGAGGACCGACACGACGACCGAACCGGCGAACACGACCGAACCCGCGAACACGACCCGGCCCGCGAACACGACCAAGCACGACCGGAAGGACGGGAACGGCCGGCGCGGCGAGACCGATGCGCCGTCCGAGCGTGCCACGGCCGACCGGGACACCTCGTCCGCCCAGACCGGCGCGGCGGCCCCGCCCGTGGCGTCCGCACCGACCGGCTCCGGCGCCGGCCGGTCCACCCCGTCCGTGTCGGCCGGGACCGGTGTCACCGGCGGCGACAGCGCACCCCCGGCGCGAACCGCCCCCCAGGCCGTACAGGGCGGACTCGCGGACACCGGGGCTCACCTGTGGCCCGCGGCCATCGGCATCCTGCTCGCCCTGTCGGGCCTGATCATGCTGGTCCGGGCCAGGCGGCTGCGATACTGA